The following proteins come from a genomic window of Corallococcus sp. NCRR:
- a CDS encoding GNAT family N-acetyltransferase — protein MSASLPTTLRLLTSITDVPASAWDALVDPGSVPFLEWGFLAALEESGSVVPERGWHPRHLTLWRGSRLVAAAPAYLKDDSHGEFVFDAAWATTAERAGIRYYPKLVLGVPFTPATGRRVLVAPGEDAPSREAELYNAALEYARAEGLSSVHVLFPTPAELPVLEAQGYALRLGVQYLWRNAGYRTFEDFLARFRSKRRHQLQRERRDVEDRGITLRTLRGDALEEVDAACAHQLYVSTVDRYPWGVRSLTEDFFARLLAGFKHRCEFVEARREGRRVAGAFNFTGPSTLYGRYWGAFEEHPFLHFNVCLYHPVEDCIARGRERFEPGAGGEHKLTRGFEPHLTYSAHLFLHPGLDRAVRGFLAHERAAVESGLPLWWAETGFKERV, from the coding sequence ATGTCCGCTTCGCTCCCCACCACCCTGCGCCTGCTCACGTCCATCACCGACGTCCCCGCGTCGGCCTGGGACGCGCTCGTGGACCCGGGGTCGGTGCCGTTCCTGGAGTGGGGCTTCCTCGCCGCGCTGGAGGAGAGCGGCAGCGTGGTGCCCGAGCGGGGCTGGCACCCGCGCCACCTCACCCTGTGGCGGGGCTCGCGCCTGGTCGCCGCCGCGCCCGCGTACCTGAAGGACGACAGCCACGGCGAGTTCGTCTTCGACGCCGCCTGGGCCACCACCGCCGAGCGCGCCGGCATCCGCTACTACCCCAAGCTCGTCCTGGGCGTGCCCTTCACGCCCGCCACCGGCCGCCGCGTGCTGGTGGCCCCGGGTGAGGATGCCCCGTCCCGCGAGGCGGAGCTGTACAACGCCGCGCTGGAGTACGCACGCGCGGAGGGGCTCTCCAGCGTCCACGTCCTCTTCCCCACCCCGGCGGAGCTGCCGGTGCTGGAGGCGCAGGGCTACGCGCTGCGCCTGGGCGTGCAGTACCTGTGGCGCAACGCGGGCTACCGGACGTTCGAGGACTTCCTCGCCCGCTTCCGCTCCAAGCGGCGCCACCAGCTCCAGCGGGAGCGGCGCGACGTAGAGGACCGGGGCATCACCCTGCGCACGCTCCGGGGCGACGCACTGGAGGAGGTGGACGCGGCCTGCGCCCACCAGCTCTACGTGTCCACGGTGGACCGCTATCCGTGGGGCGTTCGGTCGCTGACCGAGGACTTCTTCGCCCGCCTGCTCGCCGGCTTCAAGCACCGGTGCGAGTTCGTGGAGGCCCGGCGGGAAGGCCGCAGGGTGGCGGGCGCGTTCAACTTCACCGGGCCGAGCACGCTGTACGGCCGTTATTGGGGTGCGTTCGAGGAACATCCGTTCCTGCACTTCAACGTGTGCCTCTACCACCCGGTGGAGGACTGCATCGCCCGGGGCCGTGAGCGCTTCGAGCCCGGGGCAGGCGGCGAGCACAAGCTCACCCGGGGTTTCGAGCCGCACCTCACGTACAGTGCGCATCTGTTCCTTCACCCCGGCCTGGACCGGGCGGTGCGCGGCTTCCTGGCGCACGAGCGGGCAGCCGTCGAAAGCGGCCTGCCGCTGTGGTGGGCGGAGACGGGTTTCAAGGAGCGGGTCTGA
- a CDS encoding ATP-dependent Clp protease adaptor ClpS, which produces MAQKHQHDDGQVVTETVPKQKLKRPTLYKVLLHNDNYTTREFVVAVLKEIFHKSETDAVQIMMHVHYNGIGVAGVYTYDVAETKLKTVEAAARDNGFPLRLSMEPEEG; this is translated from the coding sequence ATGGCTCAGAAGCACCAACACGATGACGGCCAGGTCGTCACGGAGACCGTCCCCAAGCAGAAGCTGAAGAGGCCGACGCTCTACAAGGTCCTCCTGCACAACGACAACTACACCACGCGTGAGTTCGTGGTGGCCGTGCTCAAGGAGATCTTCCACAAGTCGGAGACGGATGCCGTGCAGATCATGATGCACGTTCATTACAACGGCATCGGTGTGGCGGGCGTTTATACCTACGACGTCGCCGAGACGAAGCTCAAGACAGTGGAGGCCGCGGCGAGGGACAACGGGTTCCCCCTGCGGCTGTCCATGGAACCCGAGGAAGGCTGA
- the clpA gene encoding ATP-dependent Clp protease ATP-binding subunit ClpA, with translation MAGPSIAKELQASFRTALDEARKMRHEYLTLEHLLLALTRESRTREVLKGCGANVKRLQENLTSFLEETVERLPDDVDAEPQQTIGVERVLHRAAMHALSAEQKYIDGGDVLVAMFREEESHALYLLQQEGVTRLDLLNFISHGTTKDGESEGEPRATPAGDDEDGESQKKSPLEAYAVQLNVEAKAGRIDPLIGRDKELERTIQVLCRRRKNNPLYVGEAGVGKTAIAEGLALHITEGRVPAALKDAVVYSLDMGALLAGTKFRGQFEERLKGVLKALQELPDAILFIDEIHTIVGAGATSGGSMDASNLLKPALASGRLRCIGSTTFQEFKASFERDRALSRRFQKIEVDEPSVEDTVKVLEGLRSRYEEHHHVKYGEGALQAAAELAAKHINDRFLPDKAIDVIDEAGAAERLKPEGVRTGVVSAHDVEQVVSKMAKIPAKSVSASEGVQIQNLDKELKGVIYGQDKAIEEMVGAIKLSRSGLRAPEKPIGSFLFSGPTGVGKTELAKQLAQSLGVEFLRFDMSEYSEKHTVSRLIGAPPGYVGFDQGGLLTDAVRKHPYAVLVLDEIEKAHPDLFNILLQVMDHATLTDNNGRKADFRNIILILTTNAGAQEMSTKAMGFGDTSVVVDGSRAKKAIERTFTPEFRNRLDGWILFSGLPPEVILKVVDKEVRLLQKVLDEKKVKLELTPAARAWLAEHGYDPAFGARPMARLVDNTLKKPLAEALLFGSLKSGGVARFDVVDDAVKLQAEATEAVPA, from the coding sequence GTGGCGGGACCATCGATTGCCAAAGAATTGCAGGCCAGCTTCCGCACCGCGCTCGACGAGGCGCGGAAGATGCGTCACGAGTACCTGACCCTGGAGCACCTGCTCCTGGCCCTCACCCGTGAGTCGCGCACCCGCGAGGTGCTCAAGGGCTGCGGCGCGAACGTCAAGCGCCTGCAGGAGAACCTGACCTCCTTCCTGGAGGAGACGGTCGAGCGCCTGCCCGACGACGTGGACGCCGAGCCGCAGCAGACCATCGGCGTGGAGCGCGTGCTCCACCGCGCCGCCATGCACGCGCTGTCCGCGGAGCAGAAGTACATCGACGGGGGCGACGTGCTGGTCGCCATGTTCCGTGAAGAGGAGAGCCACGCGCTCTACCTGTTGCAGCAGGAGGGCGTCACGCGCCTGGACCTGCTCAACTTCATCTCCCACGGCACCACCAAGGACGGCGAGTCCGAGGGCGAGCCGCGCGCCACGCCCGCCGGGGATGACGAGGACGGCGAGTCCCAGAAGAAGAGCCCGCTGGAAGCGTACGCCGTGCAGCTCAACGTGGAGGCGAAGGCGGGCCGCATCGACCCGCTCATCGGCCGCGACAAGGAGCTGGAGCGCACCATCCAGGTGCTCTGCCGCCGCCGCAAGAACAACCCGCTTTACGTGGGTGAGGCCGGCGTGGGCAAGACGGCCATCGCTGAAGGCCTGGCGCTCCACATCACGGAGGGCCGCGTGCCGGCCGCGCTCAAGGACGCGGTCGTCTACTCGCTGGACATGGGCGCGCTGCTCGCGGGCACCAAGTTCCGCGGCCAGTTCGAGGAGCGGCTGAAGGGCGTGCTCAAGGCGCTCCAGGAGCTGCCGGACGCCATCCTCTTCATCGACGAAATCCACACCATCGTCGGTGCCGGCGCCACGAGCGGCGGGTCCATGGACGCGTCCAACCTGCTCAAGCCGGCGCTGGCGTCGGGCCGGCTGCGCTGCATCGGCTCCACGACGTTCCAGGAGTTCAAGGCGTCGTTCGAGCGCGACCGGGCGCTGTCCCGCCGCTTCCAGAAGATTGAAGTGGACGAGCCCAGCGTGGAGGACACCGTCAAGGTGCTGGAGGGCCTGCGCAGCCGCTACGAGGAGCACCACCACGTGAAGTACGGCGAGGGTGCGCTCCAGGCGGCGGCGGAGCTGGCGGCCAAGCACATCAACGACCGGTTCCTGCCGGACAAGGCCATCGACGTCATCGACGAGGCCGGCGCCGCGGAGCGGCTCAAGCCGGAGGGCGTACGCACGGGCGTCGTCTCCGCGCACGACGTGGAGCAGGTCGTCTCCAAGATGGCCAAGATTCCGGCCAAGAGCGTGTCCGCGAGCGAAGGCGTCCAGATCCAGAACCTGGACAAGGAGCTCAAGGGCGTCATCTACGGGCAGGACAAGGCCATTGAAGAGATGGTGGGCGCCATCAAGCTGTCGCGCTCCGGCCTGCGCGCGCCGGAGAAGCCCATTGGCAGCTTCCTCTTCTCCGGCCCCACGGGCGTGGGCAAGACGGAGCTGGCGAAGCAACTGGCGCAGAGCCTGGGCGTGGAGTTCCTGCGCTTCGACATGAGCGAGTACTCCGAGAAGCACACGGTGAGCCGGCTCATCGGCGCGCCTCCGGGCTACGTGGGCTTCGACCAGGGCGGCCTGCTCACGGACGCCGTGCGCAAGCACCCGTACGCGGTGCTGGTGCTGGATGAGATTGAGAAGGCCCACCCGGACCTCTTCAACATCCTGCTCCAGGTGATGGACCACGCGACGCTCACGGACAACAACGGCCGCAAGGCGGACTTCCGCAACATCATCCTCATCCTGACCACCAACGCGGGTGCGCAGGAGATGAGCACCAAGGCCATGGGCTTCGGGGACACCAGCGTGGTGGTGGACGGCTCGCGGGCGAAGAAGGCCATCGAGCGCACCTTCACGCCGGAGTTCCGCAACCGGCTGGACGGCTGGATCCTCTTCTCCGGCCTGCCCCCCGAGGTCATCCTCAAGGTCGTGGACAAGGAAGTGCGCCTGCTCCAGAAGGTGCTCGACGAGAAGAAGGTCAAGCTGGAGCTCACGCCCGCCGCCCGCGCGTGGCTGGCGGAGCACGGCTACGACCCGGCCTTCGGTGCGCGCCCCATGGCGCGGCTCGTGGACAACACCCTCAAGAAGCCGCTCGCGGAGGCGCTGCTGTTCGGCTCCCTCAAGAGCGGTGGCGTGGCCCGCTTCGACGTCGTGGACGACGCGGTGAAGCTCCAGGCGGAAGCCACGGAGGCCGTGCCGGCTTGA
- a CDS encoding methyl-accepting chemotaxis protein, with translation MKPSAALPVSFLRGLGLAPKFVLVTAVISASVALLLTIIATRQLESNLEERHASEGEAVALSLAIAAEQGVSAGMGSLQPLLETFREREDLAYIFIQDPTGFVLVHSFQGPFPENLKAALDAQPGVGTGRTRVVPEVRILRGGKTLRALDVSAAVAEKGRLGTVHVGMAREFIDARVDALRWEMLGFALLLVTGGVVLAALFGRSIVRPLAELTSVAGHIVSSGDLTRPIKTRGNDEVGKLANSFSQMVGKLREVTVNLQHAATALTQSTDHLNASSTEQAQTISRQAAALQETQVTAQEIKQTSTLAAQKAESVLSVAERADSLARAGEASIEQTMAGLNDIRAQVGEIAEKILELGERTRQIGGITQTVKDLADQSNMLALNAAIEAVRSGEHGKGFSVVAREIRALADQSIQATTRVRELLDDIANSVTAAVRITERGAERMEAGLAQVRDSGQNLRELSSIVQDNAAAVRQIAAAVNQQNVGINQITLAVNDLSRMMDDTVARIGSTGEAATTLQIISEQLSNAVGAYKVESKPE, from the coding sequence TTGAAGCCCTCCGCCGCGCTCCCTGTCTCCTTCCTGCGCGGGCTCGGGCTCGCGCCGAAGTTCGTGCTCGTCACGGCCGTCATCAGCGCCTCCGTGGCCCTGCTGCTGACCATCATCGCCACCCGCCAGCTGGAGTCCAACCTGGAGGAGCGCCACGCCAGCGAGGGCGAGGCCGTGGCGCTGAGCCTGGCCATCGCTGCGGAGCAGGGCGTGTCCGCGGGCATGGGCTCGCTCCAGCCGCTGCTGGAGACGTTCCGCGAGCGCGAGGACCTGGCCTACATCTTCATCCAGGACCCCACGGGCTTCGTGCTGGTGCACTCCTTCCAGGGCCCCTTCCCGGAGAACCTGAAGGCCGCGCTCGACGCGCAGCCGGGCGTGGGCACGGGCCGCACGCGCGTGGTGCCGGAGGTGCGCATCCTGCGCGGCGGCAAGACGCTGCGCGCCCTGGACGTGTCCGCGGCCGTGGCGGAGAAGGGGCGGCTGGGCACCGTGCACGTGGGCATGGCGCGCGAGTTCATCGACGCGAGGGTGGATGCGCTGCGCTGGGAGATGCTGGGGTTCGCGCTCCTGCTGGTGACGGGCGGCGTGGTGCTGGCGGCGCTGTTCGGCCGGAGCATCGTGCGGCCGCTGGCGGAACTCACGTCCGTGGCGGGCCACATCGTGTCGTCCGGCGACCTCACCCGCCCCATCAAGACGCGCGGCAACGACGAGGTGGGGAAGCTGGCCAATTCCTTCTCCCAGATGGTGGGCAAGCTGCGCGAGGTGACGGTCAACCTCCAGCACGCCGCCACCGCGCTCACCCAGTCCACGGACCACCTCAACGCGTCCTCCACCGAGCAGGCGCAGACCATCTCCCGCCAGGCCGCCGCGCTCCAGGAGACGCAGGTGACGGCGCAGGAGATCAAGCAGACGTCCACGCTGGCCGCGCAGAAGGCGGAGAGCGTGCTCAGCGTCGCCGAGCGCGCGGACTCCCTGGCCAGGGCGGGCGAGGCCTCCATCGAGCAGACGATGGCGGGCCTCAACGACATCCGCGCGCAGGTGGGCGAAATCGCGGAGAAGATCCTCGAGCTGGGCGAGCGCACGCGCCAGATTGGCGGCATCACCCAGACGGTGAAGGACCTGGCGGACCAGTCCAACATGCTCGCGCTCAACGCGGCCATCGAAGCGGTGCGCTCCGGTGAGCACGGCAAGGGCTTCAGCGTGGTGGCGCGCGAAATCCGCGCCCTGGCGGACCAGTCCATCCAGGCGACCACGCGGGTGCGGGAGCTCTTGGACGACATCGCCAACTCCGTCACCGCCGCGGTGCGCATCACCGAGCGCGGCGCGGAGCGGATGGAGGCGGGCCTGGCGCAGGTGCGCGACAGCGGGCAGAACCTGCGCGAGCTGTCCTCCATCGTCCAGGACAACGCCGCCGCCGTCCGGCAGATCGCCGCCGCGGTGAATCAGCAGAACGTGGGCATCAACCAAATCACCCTGGCGGTGAATGACCTGTCCAGGATGATGGACGACACCGTGGCCCGCATCGGGTCCACCGGTGAGGCGGCCACCACGCTGCAGATCATCTCCGAGCAGCTCTCCAACGCCGTGGGCGCCTACAAGGTCGAGTCCAAGCCGGAGTAG
- a CDS encoding chemotaxis protein CheB has product MSSKKPIRVLVVDDSPTMANTLTALLTEEPRIEVVGRAGDGNRAVQLARLLRPDVITMDLLLPGLDGPAAIGHIMSQAPARILVVSAVAEQRGVDLGFQAMSAGALELIGKPNVTNAEELRRWGRELAHSVCLMAEVPVISRRPRAVAPPPVPSGARVDVFGLVASTGGPPALAEVLSKLPRDLPVPMLVAQHITVGFTQGMVRWLSQVCELQVGVARDGERLEPGRVYFPLDGHDLLVDSVGLARLQRSTGGPCPNGDVLLSSLAMAYGRRSGGGVLTGMGEDGARGLLAIRQAGGVTLAQDEASSVVYGMPRAAVELKATDGGTPLALVAELILQSCQRPSFRPSRGPEGGAR; this is encoded by the coding sequence GTGAGCTCGAAAAAGCCCATTCGCGTGCTCGTGGTGGATGACTCGCCCACCATGGCCAACACCCTCACCGCGCTGCTCACGGAGGAGCCGCGCATCGAAGTGGTGGGCCGGGCGGGGGACGGCAACCGCGCCGTGCAGCTGGCGCGCCTGCTGCGCCCGGACGTCATCACCATGGACCTGCTCCTGCCCGGCCTGGATGGCCCGGCGGCCATCGGGCACATCATGTCGCAGGCCCCCGCGCGCATCCTGGTGGTGAGCGCGGTGGCGGAGCAGCGCGGCGTGGACCTGGGCTTCCAGGCCATGAGCGCCGGAGCGCTGGAGCTCATCGGCAAGCCCAACGTCACCAACGCGGAGGAGCTGCGCCGCTGGGGCCGGGAGCTGGCCCACTCGGTGTGCCTGATGGCGGAGGTGCCCGTCATCTCCCGCCGTCCGCGCGCCGTGGCGCCGCCGCCCGTGCCCAGCGGGGCGCGGGTGGACGTGTTCGGCCTGGTCGCCTCCACCGGTGGGCCGCCCGCGCTGGCGGAGGTGCTGTCCAAGCTGCCCCGCGACCTGCCGGTGCCCATGCTCGTGGCGCAGCACATCACCGTGGGCTTCACGCAGGGCATGGTGCGCTGGCTGTCCCAGGTGTGCGAGCTCCAGGTGGGCGTGGCGCGGGACGGCGAGCGGCTGGAGCCGGGCCGCGTGTACTTCCCGCTGGATGGCCATGACCTGCTGGTGGACAGCGTGGGCCTGGCGCGCCTGCAGCGCAGCACCGGCGGGCCGTGCCCCAACGGGGACGTGCTCTTGAGCTCGCTGGCCATGGCGTACGGCCGGCGCAGCGGCGGCGGCGTGCTCACTGGCATGGGCGAGGACGGCGCGCGGGGCCTCCTGGCCATCCGTCAGGCCGGGGGCGTCACCCTGGCCCAGGACGAGGCGTCCAGCGTCGTCTACGGCATGCCTCGCGCCGCCGTGGAGCTGAAGGCCACCGACGGGGGCACGCCGCTCGCGCTGGTGGCGGAGCTCATCCTGCAGAGCTGTCAGCGTCCGTCGTTCCGTCCATCCCGGGGCCCTGAGGGGGGGGCCCGGTGA
- a CDS encoding hybrid sensor histidine kinase/response regulator, whose protein sequence is MPVDPMLQPLVAGFAVEAQEVIQKVTMDLLELEREGLENDALAKIYTRLGRHLHTLKGSAASLGLQDLGDIAHKLEDALAPLKANTQKMPRPVVDVLLHGLDLFMLRAQAHADGRGDDLPNPAAALAQLVAAAPPPEEAAVLPGGAFAQPPPAAPAAPASVPPEAPAALEPAGESSDAGWRVSATQVTSLMREVERLREVRLRVEERSRELERVSALLAKQGLLAETAEARTLLSGTGRSLRTDGEETSDVVDALEEGLKAITTRPTRTILDPLQRMVRDLSRQLGKEARLSVVGAEVSLDRRLLEKLQGALVHILRNAVDHGLEMPAEREKAGKHHEGALTLRVEQQGNLLYLEASDDGRGIDLAQVRKAAEKRGLVTAEEAARLNDNQVRELIFREGFSTRTDVTDTSGRGVGLDAVRATVESLQGRIEVSSTRGQGTRFVLTLPVDLGSSPVLMVRALEQFVGLPMLAVESTQLARPDMLRVGKRRTHLEHQGQLLPVVDLGARLGLRASSPPTEGQPLLIVQSGGKRVALGVDSVVGDRDLVIRPLPSEVREVAAWQGAATLSRGELLLILRPDWVVSDSEKVTVSAVSRRALVVDDSLTARALHRAMLEAGGFQVHLAASGARALERLQADTYDVVICDLDMEEMDGIELIARLRERKDTRTLPVILVSAHDSAVARERGLSSGADGFLSKRECAAGRLLAEVLDVMSRRGSRE, encoded by the coding sequence ATGCCCGTTGATCCGATGCTGCAGCCGCTGGTGGCGGGCTTCGCCGTGGAGGCCCAGGAGGTCATCCAGAAGGTCACCATGGACCTGCTGGAGCTGGAGCGCGAGGGGCTGGAGAACGACGCGCTCGCGAAGATCTACACGCGGCTGGGCCGGCACCTGCACACGCTGAAGGGCAGCGCCGCGTCGCTGGGGCTCCAGGACCTGGGCGACATCGCCCACAAGCTGGAGGACGCGCTGGCGCCGCTCAAGGCGAACACGCAGAAGATGCCGCGCCCGGTGGTGGACGTGCTGCTGCACGGGCTGGACCTCTTCATGCTGCGCGCCCAGGCGCACGCGGACGGGCGCGGGGACGACCTGCCGAACCCCGCCGCCGCGCTGGCCCAACTGGTCGCCGCCGCGCCGCCCCCGGAGGAGGCCGCGGTGCTGCCGGGGGGCGCCTTCGCGCAGCCGCCGCCCGCCGCCCCGGCCGCGCCGGCCAGTGTCCCGCCGGAAGCGCCCGCCGCGCTGGAGCCCGCGGGGGAGTCCTCCGACGCCGGGTGGCGCGTGAGCGCGACCCAGGTGACGTCGCTGATGCGCGAGGTGGAGCGCCTGCGCGAGGTGCGCCTGCGGGTGGAGGAGCGCAGCCGGGAGCTGGAGCGCGTGTCCGCGCTGCTCGCGAAGCAGGGCCTGCTGGCGGAGACGGCGGAGGCACGCACGCTCTTGTCCGGCACGGGCCGCTCGCTGCGCACCGACGGCGAGGAGACGAGCGACGTCGTGGACGCGCTGGAGGAGGGCCTCAAGGCCATCACCACGCGCCCCACGCGCACCATCCTGGATCCGCTGCAGCGCATGGTGCGCGACCTGTCGCGCCAGCTGGGGAAGGAAGCGCGCCTGTCGGTGGTGGGCGCGGAGGTGTCGCTGGACCGGCGCCTGCTGGAGAAGCTCCAGGGCGCGCTGGTGCACATCCTGCGCAACGCGGTGGACCACGGCCTGGAGATGCCCGCCGAGCGCGAGAAGGCCGGCAAGCACCACGAGGGCGCGCTCACCTTGCGCGTGGAGCAGCAGGGCAACCTCCTGTACCTGGAGGCGAGCGACGACGGGCGCGGCATCGACCTGGCGCAGGTGCGCAAGGCCGCGGAGAAGCGCGGGCTCGTCACGGCGGAGGAGGCGGCGCGCCTCAACGACAACCAGGTGCGCGAGCTCATCTTCCGCGAGGGCTTCAGCACGCGCACGGACGTGACGGACACCTCCGGGCGCGGCGTGGGCCTGGACGCGGTGCGCGCCACGGTGGAGTCGCTCCAGGGCCGCATCGAGGTGTCGAGCACGCGCGGGCAGGGCACGCGCTTCGTGTTGACCCTGCCGGTGGACCTGGGCAGCTCCCCGGTGCTGATGGTGCGCGCGCTGGAGCAGTTCGTGGGCCTGCCCATGCTGGCGGTGGAGTCCACGCAGCTGGCGCGCCCGGACATGCTGCGCGTGGGCAAGCGCCGCACGCACCTGGAACACCAGGGGCAGCTGTTGCCGGTGGTGGACCTGGGCGCGCGGCTGGGGCTGCGCGCGTCGTCTCCGCCCACGGAGGGGCAGCCGCTGCTGATCGTCCAGAGCGGCGGCAAGCGCGTGGCGCTCGGCGTGGACTCGGTGGTGGGGGACCGGGACCTGGTCATCCGCCCGCTGCCGTCGGAGGTGCGCGAGGTGGCGGCCTGGCAGGGCGCGGCGACGCTCAGCCGGGGTGAGCTGCTGCTCATCCTCCGGCCGGACTGGGTGGTGTCGGATTCGGAGAAGGTGACGGTGTCCGCGGTGAGCCGGCGGGCGCTGGTGGTGGATGACTCGCTCACCGCGCGCGCGCTGCACCGGGCGATGCTGGAGGCCGGCGGCTTCCAGGTGCACCTGGCGGCCAGCGGGGCGCGGGCGCTGGAGCGGCTGCAGGCGGACACCTACGACGTCGTCATCTGTGACCTGGACATGGAAGAGATGGACGGCATCGAGCTCATTGCCCGGCTGCGCGAGCGCAAGGACACGCGCACGCTGCCCGTCATCCTGGTCTCCGCGCACGACAGCGCCGTGGCGCGTGAGCGCGGCCTGTCGTCCGGGGCGGACGGCTTCCTCAGCAAACGCGAGTGCGCCGCGGGCCGCCTGCTCGCGGAGGTGCTGGACGTGATGAGCCGCCGGGGGAGCCGCGAGTGA
- a CDS encoding chemotaxis protein CheW: MKGTPLVVDETLESETRDLLARRAARLREQGESTVEEAVHWIAEFPLGEERYALPLESLRAALPLRMVTPVPLSAPAVIGVLRFQGQVLSALRLASLLGGHGWRQDPAVLLVVDRGDGELCALDCEAIPRPTTLPLASVEAARARAEGPVMEVFTHDRQLIHLIDPKRLFGRSDGGVRHAR, encoded by the coding sequence ATGAAGGGGACGCCGCTGGTGGTGGACGAAACCCTGGAATCGGAGACGCGGGACCTGCTCGCACGCCGGGCCGCGCGCCTGCGCGAGCAGGGCGAGTCCACGGTGGAGGAGGCGGTCCACTGGATCGCCGAGTTCCCTCTGGGCGAGGAGCGCTACGCGCTGCCGCTGGAGTCGCTGCGCGCCGCGCTGCCCCTGCGCATGGTGACGCCGGTGCCGCTGTCCGCGCCCGCCGTGATTGGCGTGCTGCGCTTCCAGGGGCAGGTGCTGTCCGCGCTGCGCCTGGCGTCGCTCCTGGGCGGCCACGGGTGGCGGCAGGACCCCGCCGTGCTGCTGGTGGTGGACCGGGGCGACGGCGAGCTGTGCGCGCTCGACTGCGAGGCGATCCCGCGCCCCACGACGTTGCCACTCGCGTCCGTGGAGGCCGCGCGCGCCCGCGCGGAGGGCCCGGTGATGGAGGTCTTCACCCACGACCGGCAGCTCATCCACCTCATCGACCCGAAGCGCCTGTTCGGCCGGTCCGACGGGGGAGTGCGCCATGCCCGTTGA
- a CDS encoding CheR family methyltransferase: MSAGLDPRLLARAREVVADTTGFRDDAIAQDAVERVLRAELARGRVPTEVLSELQQLGSPLAYTLVRAVLVGETYFFRQPEHFRYITNEGIPTALRQGAMHLRGWSAGCATGEEAYSLAACLLACAPPGMPVEVVGTDLHEASLEAARRGTYGAWSRRESAPALHPVYELLNGRQVSILPEVRKVTRFSAANLLAPLPERFGQFDFILCRNVLTYFSPSARDAAIVHLARALAPGGLLFLGTVEVDRTPPGLTREGPPELQAFRKPRPEERTFAQLPAAQPVPVPRMTPAPRRLSAPTPVSPTPPPAPPPSPARMHLQALERIEEGNVAGATAVLELLVKQAPDYLPGLLELALLRERAGARDAAFPLMRALRTRAGQLPPDALVDGPEALPARFYLASADAYLNLGALE; this comes from the coding sequence ATGAGTGCGGGGCTCGACCCGAGGCTTCTGGCCCGTGCCCGGGAAGTGGTGGCGGACACCACCGGCTTCCGGGACGACGCCATCGCCCAGGACGCGGTGGAGCGCGTGCTTCGGGCGGAGCTGGCCCGGGGGCGCGTGCCCACGGAGGTCCTGAGCGAACTGCAGCAGCTGGGCTCGCCCCTGGCCTACACGCTGGTGCGCGCGGTCCTGGTGGGGGAGACGTACTTCTTCCGCCAGCCGGAGCACTTCCGTTACATCACGAACGAGGGAATCCCGACCGCGCTGCGCCAGGGCGCCATGCACCTGCGCGGCTGGAGCGCCGGGTGCGCCACCGGCGAGGAGGCCTATTCGCTGGCCGCGTGCCTCCTGGCGTGCGCGCCCCCGGGGATGCCGGTGGAGGTGGTGGGCACGGACCTGCACGAGGCCAGCCTGGAGGCCGCGCGGCGCGGCACCTACGGCGCGTGGTCCCGCCGGGAGTCCGCCCCCGCGCTGCACCCCGTCTACGAGCTGCTCAACGGGCGGCAGGTGTCCATCCTCCCGGAGGTGCGCAAGGTGACGCGCTTCTCCGCGGCGAACCTGCTGGCGCCCCTGCCGGAGCGCTTCGGGCAGTTCGACTTCATCCTCTGCCGCAACGTGCTCACGTACTTCTCCCCGTCCGCGCGCGACGCGGCCATCGTCCACCTGGCGCGGGCGCTGGCGCCGGGGGGCCTGCTGTTCCTGGGCACGGTGGAGGTGGACCGCACGCCGCCGGGGCTCACGCGCGAGGGGCCCCCGGAGCTGCAGGCCTTCCGCAAGCCCCGCCCGGAGGAGCGCACCTTCGCGCAGCTGCCCGCGGCGCAGCCCGTGCCCGTGCCGCGCATGACGCCCGCCCCCCGGCGGCTGTCCGCGCCCACGCCGGTGTCGCCCACGCCGCCGCCGGCTCCTCCGCCCTCGCCCGCGCGGATGCACCTGCAGGCGCTGGAGCGCATTGAAGAGGGCAACGTGGCCGGGGCGACGGCGGTGCTGGAGCTGCTCGTGAAGCAGGCGCCGGACTACCTGCCGGGCCTGCTGGAGCTGGCGCTCCTGCGCGAGCGCGCGGGCGCCCGGGACGCGGCCTTCCCGCTGATGCGCGCCTTGCGCACGCGGGCAGGGCAACTGCCACCGGACGCGCTGGTGGATGGACCGGAGGCGCTGCCCGCGCGCTTCTATCTGGCGTCCGCTGACGCCTACCTGAATCTGGGGGCGCTGGAATGA